One window from the genome of Paenibacillus azoreducens encodes:
- a CDS encoding immunity protein YezG family protein — protein MEKKMNDLYRIIAETIDQMIPVEWAEFYFNGEVENGEGGVFFFFKPINVDDYVYSLDIPNKYNINSNEYNQLENRLFKTTNDLKNIFLENGQEPWFSITMKLTSEGKLHIEYDYTKWGESNFGPSDRLEYWESKYLNNIPQDESDRIKIGRMKEFEKDN, from the coding sequence ATGGAAAAAAAGATGAATGATTTATATAGAATAATTGCGGAAACAATAGATCAGATGATACCGGTTGAATGGGCTGAGTTTTATTTTAATGGTGAGGTTGAAAATGGAGAAGGAGGAGTTTTCTTTTTCTTTAAGCCTATTAATGTGGACGATTATGTTTATTCCTTAGACATACCAAACAAATACAATATAAATTCGAATGAATATAATCAATTAGAGAATAGATTATTTAAAACTACAAATGACCTGAAGAATATATTTTTAGAAAATGGGCAAGAGCCTTGGTTCTCAATCACTATGAAACTTACCTCTGAAGGAAAATTACATATAGAATATGATTATACTAAGTGGGGCGAATCAAATTTTGGACCCTCAGATAGGTTGGAATATTGGGAAAGTAAGTATCTAAATAATATTCCACAAGATGAGAGTGATAGAATTAAAATTGGAAGAATGAAAGAATTTGAAAAGGATAATTGA
- the cdiI gene encoding ribonuclease toxin immunity protein CdiI — protein sequence MRIDKNFEDLTAMELYFLYLNEDKFVDALEDFSNMIGYGISEFIGCAFPSEYESWEEGYFGDKGVKFEVEPPAVDENKYEIVKNTDFIDFLEKMTHQYLVSFPLDESKVELLLNKIKTTLC from the coding sequence ATGAGAATCGATAAAAATTTTGAGGATTTGACTGCAATGGAACTATATTTCCTCTACCTTAATGAAGATAAATTTGTTGATGCTCTAGAGGATTTTTCAAACATGATAGGATATGGTATATCAGAGTTTATTGGTTGTGCATTTCCATCTGAATATGAATCATGGGAAGAGGGCTATTTTGGAGATAAAGGGGTGAAATTTGAAGTTGAACCGCCAGCAGTTGATGAAAATAAATATGAGATAGTGAAAAATACTGACTTCATTGATTTTCTTGAAAAAATGACTCACCAGTATCTTGTTTCATTCCCCTTAGACGAGTCTAAAGTTGAACTTCTATTAAACAAAATTAAAACTACTTTGTGTTAA
- a CDS encoding CdiA family toxin C-terminal domain-containing protein, giving the protein MQSIAKKMNIHITKRSLISATAGDHYRFHDLGPDAPHSKGSGPHISPERQKQIDALESGEYSGKGGKGTGELVFKSDYDDHLINVKNFNRDTSKGITGGHNMDYFRNVEQLDDVDFIHRVTPHPTIDGIIQINYKIPKLDNKGNLTGEYKYFKNPKTVYDPSKISDETIIEWGKAAMQQGIDARSIVGRKITGIAPNGLKFEGYMDANGIITNFYPKLD; this is encoded by the coding sequence TTGCAAAGTATAGCGAAGAAGATGAACATCCATATAACGAAGCGCTCCCTCATCTCCGCAACTGCTGGAGATCACTATCGCTTTCATGATCTTGGTCCTGATGCCCCACATTCCAAAGGTTCAGGTCCGCATATTTCGCCTGAGAGACAAAAACAGATCGATGCGTTAGAATCAGGAGAGTATTCAGGTAAGGGTGGTAAGGGGACAGGAGAACTTGTCTTCAAATCAGATTATGATGACCATTTAATAAATGTAAAGAATTTTAATCGTGATACTTCTAAAGGTATTACAGGTGGTCACAATATGGATTATTTCAGAAATGTTGAGCAGTTAGATGATGTAGATTTTATTCATAGAGTGACGCCTCACCCGACAATTGATGGTATTATTCAAATCAATTACAAGATACCTAAACTCGATAATAAGGGTAACTTGACTGGGGAGTATAAGTACTTTAAAAATCCAAAGACTGTTTATGACCCATCCAAAATATCTGATGAAACAATAATTGAATGGGGTAAAGCTGCTATGCAACAAGGAATTGATGCGAGGAGTATTGTCGGAAGAAAAATTACTGGCATTGCACCAAATGGCTTGAAGTTCGAAGGGTATATGGATGCAAATGGTATTATTACGAATTTCTATCCCAAACTCGATTAA
- the cdiI gene encoding ribonuclease toxin immunity protein CdiI, which translates to MSDDKLITDKDRKEWLIHQLFLSMGFLRSDTRNPFKMLNEFQYESGSNICGSETIGCSLSAYYTPDDEYYIGENKVCVADDVTKEEIIMDEAEFYPYIEKYSMEYVKNNPELKEEVLNCLQYIRKRFKLE; encoded by the coding sequence ATGAGTGATGATAAATTAATTACTGATAAGGACCGAAAGGAATGGCTTATACACCAACTATTTTTATCTATGGGTTTTTTGCGTTCTGATACGAGAAATCCATTTAAAATGTTAAATGAGTTTCAATACGAATCAGGAAGCAATATATGTGGGTCTGAAACCATCGGATGTTCATTGTCAGCGTATTATACTCCTGACGATGAGTATTACATTGGAGAAAATAAAGTATGCGTTGCTGATGATGTGACAAAAGAAGAAATTATCATGGATGAAGCTGAATTCTATCCTTATATCGAAAAGTATAGCATGGAGTATGTGAAAAATAATCCAGAGTTAAAAGAAGAGGTATTAAATTGCTTACAATATATCAGAAAGAGATTCAAATTAGAATGA
- a CDS encoding CdiA family toxin C-terminal domain-containing protein has product MNIRITKRSPLLATEGGHYRFHDLGPDAPHSKGSGSHISPERQKQIDALEPGEYTGKSSTGTGKGLSETISRDNKDLFEHLTDGHGIGRGRNVSVKGAHNISGFYKTIDTEAEKYGLSRSDYIIGEPKPHPNVKGVYEIRYRIPSLETDYVNGGLKLKIDADGNVVYKETQKLYTVHLLLMMIF; this is encoded by the coding sequence ATGAATATCCGTATAACGAAACGCTCTCCCCTGCTTGCAACCGAAGGAGGCCACTATCGCTTTCATGATCTTGGTCCTGATGCTCCGCATTCCAAAGGTTCAGGTTCGCATATTTCGCCTGAGAGACAGAAACAGATCGATGCGTTAGAACCAGGGGAGTATACGGGTAAGAGTAGTACGGGGACGGGTAAAGGTCTATCTGAAACAATTAGTAGGGACAATAAGGACTTATTTGAACATTTAACTGATGGTCACGGTATTGGTAGAGGACGTAATGTTAGTGTAAAAGGAGCACATAATATTAGCGGCTTTTATAAGACAATAGATACTGAAGCAGAAAAATATGGGTTGTCTCGTTCTGACTATATTATTGGTGAGCCAAAACCACATCCTAATGTAAAAGGTGTATATGAAATTAGATATCGTATCCCATCATTGGAGACGGATTATGTTAATGGTGGGCTTAAGCTTAAAATAGACGCTGATGGAAATGTTGTGTATAAGGAAACCCAAAAACTGTATACGGTCCACCTATTACTGATGATGATATTTTAA
- a CDS encoding contractile injection system protein, VgrG/Pvc8 family, translated as MNIVANDRFTYQHLHITWPYGKLRLRHVHMSHEMGEHARLLITGGLDADQANKIITKASSDDKIELWYTDAMDRKHPLFMGQLYCVDVQHMHQETVVTLDVISHSFKLDTQLRNRSFQHIHQKYVEIVDAVLADYKGSDKIDEAFEKKATGQFIMQYQETDWTFLKRLASHAGALLVPNILSHHVQIWIGIPQARQHIQLKDVPFKLQRKIAPYLDQEANGWKSATAQDYTRYAFEWDHILQLGDEVERNHETYVITKREGQLIHGLMTWSYECALPSGLKIPKSYNRAIIGASIEGKIMEVSRNQVRLHLDMDNQQNPKDTQWFPYSAEGNQVWYLMPEKGAQVKLYFPSADEDDAMVIQSVRTKPSIVAAPSSHAAQGAASESPAERHQRKTADPGVKSFANPQGKEISLGNSELSMSAQEGSLYISLNAHHGVTLSSTQNVQIQATGNLSLSAESILLRGTNGLHLNTTTDTLDLEQEVNSVSSEIQLKASLHQYYPEPLLSDFEKQVAENGALNVVGGRVLENVGSTLKGEWDAGVEFVTGVWNTVVDAADIGVMVMTPLVMPGNVVDKGFLERNETLEGIKDGAKWAGNYIADSFQGKKSWSDVGNDIGTAWDGLTEPFVKKMNNFLPNPLTDTKQESYDAGYDSVKAVERGVDIYTVVKGGAKLFRNVEKMGKTEASVSKGLNEVEERNSGKSVTPGLFGDTAKADSALAKAGDRKFKTNALRLPTNFESLSSYLQSIARKMNIHITKRSPLLATEGGHYRFHDLGPDAPHSKGSGPHISPERQKQIDALESGEYSGKGGKGTGNGSSTIKNKFPDEDFPKDGKILPYKLENGKIKGIDGRTEVDFVIDKNGKLVIGKRHHTLGNKDEVLAAGQLKINGQGEVRRITNESGHYRPTPEEAMNYPQLLKQAGVKVKGSWVEFYSYKIDADGFIIDSIKVVSKKITE; from the coding sequence ATGAACATCGTAGCGAATGATCGCTTTACCTATCAACACTTACATATCACATGGCCCTATGGCAAGCTGCGTCTTCGGCATGTACACATGAGTCATGAGATGGGAGAACACGCCAGACTGTTGATCACGGGCGGCTTGGATGCCGATCAGGCAAACAAGATTATAACTAAAGCAAGCAGCGACGATAAGATCGAACTTTGGTATACCGATGCCATGGACCGGAAACATCCCTTATTTATGGGGCAGTTGTACTGCGTAGATGTACAGCACATGCATCAAGAGACCGTAGTTACACTCGACGTCATTTCTCATAGTTTTAAACTGGATACGCAGCTCAGAAACCGTTCCTTTCAGCACATCCATCAAAAATATGTGGAAATCGTGGATGCAGTACTGGCAGATTATAAAGGCTCGGACAAGATCGATGAAGCTTTTGAGAAAAAAGCGACAGGCCAATTTATCATGCAGTATCAGGAGACGGATTGGACTTTTTTGAAACGTTTAGCTTCGCATGCAGGTGCCCTGCTCGTTCCTAATATCCTGTCGCACCATGTACAAATTTGGATTGGTATTCCGCAGGCACGGCAGCATATCCAATTGAAAGACGTTCCTTTTAAGCTACAGCGCAAGATCGCTCCCTATCTGGATCAGGAGGCAAATGGCTGGAAATCGGCCACCGCTCAGGATTACACCCGATATGCCTTCGAGTGGGATCACATCCTGCAACTGGGAGATGAAGTCGAACGCAATCACGAAACTTATGTCATCACCAAACGTGAAGGCCAGTTGATTCATGGCTTGATGACCTGGTCGTATGAATGCGCGTTGCCTTCAGGATTGAAGATCCCTAAAAGCTATAATCGAGCTATCATTGGTGCCTCTATTGAAGGAAAAATAATGGAGGTCAGCCGGAATCAGGTCCGGTTGCATTTGGATATGGACAATCAGCAGAATCCCAAGGATACCCAGTGGTTCCCTTATTCTGCCGAAGGCAATCAGGTGTGGTATCTCATGCCGGAAAAAGGGGCACAGGTTAAGCTGTATTTTCCAAGTGCAGACGAAGACGATGCGATGGTTATTCAATCGGTGCGGACAAAACCATCTATTGTTGCGGCCCCTTCATCTCACGCCGCTCAAGGCGCTGCATCCGAGTCCCCTGCAGAGCGTCACCAGCGTAAAACGGCCGACCCTGGCGTGAAATCTTTTGCAAATCCGCAGGGAAAAGAAATATCCTTGGGCAACTCCGAACTATCGATGAGCGCTCAGGAAGGATCGCTGTACATCTCCTTGAATGCCCATCATGGCGTGACTCTAAGCAGCACCCAGAATGTTCAGATTCAAGCTACAGGTAACCTTAGTCTTTCAGCGGAAAGCATCCTGCTGCGGGGAACCAACGGTTTACACCTGAATACGACCACCGATACGCTGGATTTGGAACAGGAAGTCAACAGCGTTAGCTCTGAGATACAGCTCAAAGCTTCCCTCCACCAATACTATCCTGAGCCGCTGTTGTCTGATTTTGAGAAGCAGGTGGCTGAAAATGGAGCCCTAAACGTGGTGGGGGGACGCGTGTTGGAGAATGTTGGCTCTACGCTAAAGGGAGAATGGGATGCGGGTGTAGAATTTGTAACAGGGGTATGGAATACGGTTGTTGATGCGGCGGACATTGGCGTCATGGTAATGACCCCTCTCGTCATGCCGGGTAACGTCGTGGATAAAGGTTTTCTGGAGCGGAATGAGACACTTGAAGGCATTAAGGATGGAGCGAAATGGGCCGGCAACTATATTGCCGATTCATTTCAAGGGAAAAAGAGCTGGTCGGATGTAGGAAACGACATCGGAACCGCTTGGGACGGCCTGACAGAACCTTTTGTAAAAAAAATGAACAATTTCCTCCCCAACCCGTTGACCGATACCAAACAGGAGAGCTACGATGCAGGATATGACAGCGTTAAAGCCGTCGAGCGTGGAGTAGACATTTATACGGTTGTTAAAGGCGGCGCAAAATTATTTAGAAACGTAGAAAAGATGGGCAAGACAGAAGCTTCTGTATCTAAAGGGCTCAATGAAGTTGAAGAAAGGAACAGCGGAAAAAGCGTAACGCCTGGACTATTCGGAGACACAGCCAAAGCTGACTCTGCTCTCGCCAAGGCGGGAGATAGAAAATTCAAAACGAACGCCCTCCGTCTCCCGACCAATTTCGAATCCTTAAGCAGCTACTTGCAAAGTATAGCGCGAAAGATGAATATCCATATAACGAAACGCTCTCCCCTGCTTGCAACCGAAGGAGGCCACTATCGCTTTCATGATCTTGGTCCTGATGCTCCGCATTCCAAAGGTTCAGGTCCGCATATTTCGCCTGAGAGACAAAAGCAGATTGATGCGTTAGAATCAGGGGAGTATTCGGGTAAGGGTGGTAAGGGGACGGGAAATGGTAGTTCTACAATTAAGAACAAATTTCCTGATGAAGACTTCCCAAAAGATGGTAAAATATTACCGTATAAATTAGAGAATGGAAAAATAAAAGGAATTGATGGTAGAACAGAGGTTGACTTCGTTATTGATAAAAATGGAAAGCTTGTTATCGGAAAAAGACATCATACTTTAGGGAATAAAGACGAAGTTCTTGCAGCAGGACAACTAAAAATAAATGGACAAGGAGAAGTGAGAAGGATAACTAATGAATCTGGGCATTATCGCCCCACACCTGAAGAGGCAATGAATTATCCGCAACTACTTAAGCAGGCTGGAGTTAAAGTTAAAGGATCATGGGTTGAATTTTATAGCTATAAAATAGATGCTGATGGCTTCATTATCGATTCAATTAAAGTAGTATCAAAAAAAATAACGGAGTGA
- a CDS encoding DUF4280 domain-containing protein, which yields MFLPILLKALAQGALSGEHSYVVRGAKLECSQGTNPGVLNAMYSHGVYIKDKPVLNIDDAICGANISKIYAFGLCKLKMGLPCEPEIAFGSKWTGGKEDVLIEGAPALLSNSTLMCSCQSVGETVTSFFGGDSASGGLISIIDDGQDG from the coding sequence ATGTTTTTACCTATACTTTTGAAGGCCCTGGCCCAAGGGGCATTGAGTGGTGAGCACTCTTATGTAGTGAGAGGAGCCAAGCTAGAGTGCAGTCAAGGCACAAACCCGGGAGTACTCAATGCAATGTACAGCCACGGTGTCTACATTAAAGATAAACCTGTGCTGAATATCGACGATGCCATTTGTGGAGCGAATATTAGCAAAATCTATGCTTTTGGTCTATGCAAATTAAAGATGGGTCTCCCCTGTGAACCGGAGATTGCGTTTGGGTCCAAGTGGACAGGCGGAAAAGAGGATGTGTTGATCGAGGGGGCCCCTGCCCTGCTCAGCAATTCAACCTTAATGTGCAGCTGTCAAAGTGTAGGAGAAACGGTAACCTCATTTTTTGGTGGAGACAGTGCTAGTGGTGGCCTCATCTCCATTATAGATGATGGACAGGATGGTTGA